From Temnothorax longispinosus isolate EJ_2023e chromosome 3, Tlon_JGU_v1, whole genome shotgun sequence, one genomic window encodes:
- the Snx1 gene encoding sorting nexin-2, whose translation MADMTESPPLFDTNETKLDDLEDDDEDIFASALQEQNQLEDASPYNGVSKVQAELPKLSLRDMPEENSFSSMSSPAPGPLSPPLGPMNTDIGDLHDVPINDNADRLSTNIIHSRSLEEVPADTSEVFLKITVTSPQKIGDGMGAYVAYKVETRTNMLIFKKRNFSVIRRFSDFLGLHDKLTEKYLRNGRIIPPAPEKSVIGTTKIKMSGDKSQEQNSSSTEFLERRRAALERYLNRTAAHPVLSIDPDFREFLEADVELPKATNTSALSGKGVMRLFNKVGETVNKITYKMDESDMWFEEKTSQIDSLDIQLRALHSAVDSLTNQRRELANCTGATAKSIAVLGHGEPGASLGRALAQLAETLEKVEVIRKTQSNSDLYQFAEMLRDYVALIGAIKDVFHERVKVFQNWQHAQLMLNKKREQKARLEQSGRTDKTSQAATEVIEWEAKVDRGQEEFDNISKMIKEEVERFELVRVQDFKKQLIEYLESMLQHQNQLVKYWESFLPEARAVA comes from the exons ATGGCCGATATGACGGAGTCGCCGCCTCTGTTCGACACCAACGAGACGAAATTGGACGACCtggaggacgacgacgaggataTCTTCGCGTCCGCGCTGCAG GAACAGAATCAACTGGAGGATGCGTCGCCTTACAACGGAGTGTCCAAGGTCCAGGCGGAATTGCCAAAGCTGTCCCTGCGAGACATGCCGGAGGAGAATTCGTTCTCCTCGATGTCCAGCCCGGCTCCGGGTCCCCTGAGTCCTCCGCTAGGACCGATGAACACGGATATCGGGGATCTTCACGATGTTCCTATCAACGACAACGCGGACCGTCTGTCTACAAACATTATTCATTCTCGATCTTTAGAAGAG GTCCCAGCAGATACATCTGAAGTTTTCCTGAAGATTACTGTTACCTCGCCTCAGAAGATAGGTGACGGAATGGGTGCCTATGTCGCGTACAAAGTCGAGACGAGAACGAATAtgcttatttttaagaaaaggAACTTTAGCGTGATTCGGCGTTTCAGCGATTTTCTAGGTCTTCACGATAAATTGACGGAGAAGTATCTCAGGAACGGCAGGATAATCCCACCGGCCCCAGAAAAAAGTGTAATTG GAACTACGAAGATTAAAATGTCCGGGGACAAGAGTCAGGAACAAAATTCGAGTTCCACTGAATTTCTCGAGCGACGTAGAGCAGCCCTCGAGAGGTATTTGAACAGAACAGCTGCACATCCAGTTCTGAGTATTGATCCTGATTTCAGAGAATTTTTAGAAGCTg atgTAGAATTGCCCAAGGCCACTAATACGTCTGCATTGAGTGGTAAAGGAGTAATGCGACTTTTCAACAAAGTCGGGGAAAcggttaataaaataacatacaaAATGGACGAGAGCGATATG TGGTTTGAAGAGAAAACATCGCAGATAGATTCCCTTGATATTCAGTTACGCGCTTTGCATTCCGCGGTCGATTCCTTAACGAATCAAAGAAGGGAATTGGCAAACTGCACTGGTGCTACGGCGAAGTCGATTGCCGTTCTTGGTCACGGCGAGCCGGGAGCGTCTCTTGGCAGAGCTTTGGCACAACTGGCCGAAACTCTGGAGAAGGTGGAAGTGATCAGGAAGACGCAAAGCAACAGCGATCTCTATCAATTTGCAGAAATGTTGAGGGATTACGTCGCGCTTATTGGTGCAATTAAA GATGTTTTTCACGAGAGAGTGAAAGTCTTTCAAAATTGGCAACACGCCCAGTTGATGTTGAATAAGAAACGAGAACAGAAGGCGCGACTCGAGCAGTCAGGCCGAACGGACAAGACGAGTCAAGCAGCTACCGAGGTCATAGAATGGGAGGCGAAGGTGGATAGAGGCCAGGAAGAATTTGACAATATCTCGAAGATGATAAAGGAGGAGGTCGAACGCTTCGAATTAGTTAGGGTGCAGGATTTCAAGAAGCAGCTGATTG